One Suricata suricatta isolate VVHF042 chromosome X, meerkat_22Aug2017_6uvM2_HiC, whole genome shotgun sequence genomic region harbors:
- the PNPLA4 gene encoding patatin-like phospholipase domain-containing protein 4 isoform X1 → MEVPWACIARMKHINLSFAGCGFLGIYHLGAASALYRHGGKFLKEVKAFAGASAGSLVATVLLTAPERIEDCNDFTYKFAEEIRRQPLGALTPGYNFMARLRSGIDWILPPNAHELAHKRLYISITNAKTRGNCLASAFSSREDLIKRLAKCKGKAGQRTRALSQCANARTDPGRRQCVGRPVPDCTGAGQGSRCRETKGIFPGHFLLLTSVLGHCPHWQSPAASGLSSCRPHPWSQATGLPACYCVCTVSPSSLEPSGAWARAAVSSALPARLSSSGSPACPASDCDPTRQRPGVASVTAASLKMKEQKASGSSMWSDLHKPT, encoded by the exons ATGGAAGTGCCTTGGGCCTGCATTG CTAGAATGAAGCACATCAACTTGTCCTTTGCAGGATGCGGGTTTCTGGGCATTTACCACTTGGGGGCAGCATCAGCACTTTATAGACACGGCGGAAAGTTCCTGAAGGAAGTCAAGGCCTTTGCAGGGGCCTCTGCGGGGTCCTTGGTTGCTACCGTCCTGCTAACAGCACCAGAAAGAATAGAG GACTGTAACGACTTTACCTACAAGTTTGCCGAAGAAATCCGCAGGCAGCCTCTCGGGGCACTGACACCCGGCTACAACTTCATGGCCCGACTGAG aagcGGAATAGACTGGATCCTCCCTCCCAACGCTCACGAGCTGGCCCACAAGCGACTGTACATATCTATCACCAATGCGAAAACCCGAGGGAACTGCCTGGCCTCAGCGTTCTCCTCCCGCGAGGACCTTATTAAG AGACTTGCAAAATGTAAGGGAAAAGCCGGTCAGCGCACACGTGCATTGTCACAATGCGCCAACGCCAGGACAGACCCCGGACGCCGTCAGTGTGTTGGAAGGCCTGTTCCGGATTGCACGGGAGCAGGACAGGGGTCGCGCTGTCGTGAAACAAAAGGCATTTTTCCCggccacttcctcctcctcacatCTGTCCTCGGCCACTGTCCGCACTGGCAGAGCCCTGCTGCGTCCGGTCTCTCGTCCTGCCGTCCTCACCCCTGGTCTCAGGCCACGGGCCTCCCTGCCTGTTACTGCGTTTGTACGGTCAGCCCTTCTTCGCTAGAGCCAAGCGGCGCGTGGGCAAGAGCGGCTGTTTCCTCCGCTCTCCCAGCCCGACTCAGCTCCAGCGGCAGCCCCGCGTGCCCAGCGAGCGACTGTGACCCAACACGTCAACGGCCTGGCGTGGCATCTGTCACGGCGGCCTCCCTTAAGATGAAAGAACAAAAAGCGTCTGGATCCTCCATGTGGAGTGACCTTCACAAACCAACTTAG
- the PNPLA4 gene encoding patatin-like phospholipase domain-containing protein 4 isoform X3 has translation MARLRSGIDWILPPNAHELAHKRLYISITNAKTRGNCLASAFSSREDLIKRLAKCKGKAGQRTRALSQCANARTDPGRRQCVGRPVPDCTGAGQGSRCRETKGIFPGHFLLLTSVLGHCPHWQSPAASGLSSCRPHPWSQATGLPACYCVCTVSPSSLEPSGAWARAAVSSALPARLSSSGSPACPASDCDPTRQRPGVASVTAASLKMKEQKASGSSMWSDLHKPT, from the exons ATGGCCCGACTGAG aagcGGAATAGACTGGATCCTCCCTCCCAACGCTCACGAGCTGGCCCACAAGCGACTGTACATATCTATCACCAATGCGAAAACCCGAGGGAACTGCCTGGCCTCAGCGTTCTCCTCCCGCGAGGACCTTATTAAG AGACTTGCAAAATGTAAGGGAAAAGCCGGTCAGCGCACACGTGCATTGTCACAATGCGCCAACGCCAGGACAGACCCCGGACGCCGTCAGTGTGTTGGAAGGCCTGTTCCGGATTGCACGGGAGCAGGACAGGGGTCGCGCTGTCGTGAAACAAAAGGCATTTTTCCCggccacttcctcctcctcacatCTGTCCTCGGCCACTGTCCGCACTGGCAGAGCCCTGCTGCGTCCGGTCTCTCGTCCTGCCGTCCTCACCCCTGGTCTCAGGCCACGGGCCTCCCTGCCTGTTACTGCGTTTGTACGGTCAGCCCTTCTTCGCTAGAGCCAAGCGGCGCGTGGGCAAGAGCGGCTGTTTCCTCCGCTCTCCCAGCCCGACTCAGCTCCAGCGGCAGCCCCGCGTGCCCAGCGAGCGACTGTGACCCAACACGTCAACGGCCTGGCGTGGCATCTGTCACGGCGGCCTCCCTTAAGATGAAAGAACAAAAAGCGTCTGGATCCTCCATGTGGAGTGACCTTCACAAACCAACTTAG